Proteins encoded together in one Salarchaeum sp. JOR-1 window:
- a CDS encoding ABC transporter permease, with the protein MSSETPSQSFRQRLLGVFETQRSKLSITLGPSLIWLVLLLLAPIMFMVTVSFLQVNDAYQIVWSNPTLSNYTSLFAGDGPFWETAFFQSLILSYKLAAITTVVCLVAAFPLAYLLATRDGRTFKVVIFLVLLPFFTMYLVRAYSWYLMFGPSGVINSTLMKIGIVSNPVGLFSYGQLAIVVGLVHAYFPYMLLSLYASLDGIDFSLVEASRDLGGSRIAALKDIVVPLTLPGIISGGLFVFVPSLGAFITPKFLGQGKVQMIGQLIELRISSQYAIDYGSAASMFIVISIVIAFLLAFRYVSVEDLGGI; encoded by the coding sequence ATGTCCTCAGAAACCCCCTCACAATCGTTCCGACAGCGACTGCTCGGCGTCTTCGAGACCCAGCGCTCCAAGCTCTCGATAACGCTCGGGCCGAGTCTCATCTGGCTCGTCCTGCTGCTGCTCGCCCCGATCATGTTCATGGTGACGGTGAGCTTCCTCCAGGTGAACGACGCCTACCAGATCGTCTGGTCGAACCCGACACTCTCGAACTACACCTCGCTGTTCGCCGGCGACGGCCCGTTCTGGGAGACGGCCTTTTTCCAGTCGCTCATCCTCTCCTACAAGCTCGCCGCGATAACCACCGTCGTCTGCCTCGTCGCCGCGTTCCCGCTCGCCTACCTGCTCGCGACGCGCGACGGCCGGACGTTCAAGGTCGTCATCTTCCTCGTCCTCCTGCCGTTCTTCACGATGTACCTCGTGCGTGCGTACTCGTGGTACCTCATGTTCGGTCCGAGCGGCGTGATCAATAGCACGCTCATGAAAATCGGCATCGTCAGCAATCCCGTGGGGCTCTTCAGCTACGGACAACTCGCCATCGTCGTCGGTCTCGTCCACGCGTACTTCCCCTACATGCTCCTCTCGCTCTACGCGAGCCTCGACGGGATCGACTTCTCGCTCGTCGAGGCATCCAGAGATCTCGGCGGCAGTCGCATCGCCGCGCTCAAGGACATCGTCGTCCCCCTCACCCTCCCCGGCATCATCAGCGGAGGGCTCTTCGTCTTCGTTCCGAGCCTCGGCGCGTTCATCACCCCGAAGTTCCTCGGACAGGGGAAAGTCCAGATGATCGGACAGCTGATCGAACTCCGCATCTCCTCACAGTACGCTATCGACTACGGGAGCGCCGCCTCGATGTTCATCGTTATCTCCATCGTCATCGCGTTCTTGCTGGCGTTCCGCTACGTGAGTGTCGAAGACCTCGGAGGGATCTGA
- a CDS encoding ABC transporter permease — translation MSSMSLAPSTRERALKYGLYGTVVATMVFLWAPLVVMGILSFAENASTIFPFQGFTLSNYTATLADEGLLRSVSVSVQIATISAVIATVLGVLAAFGLARFDFPFKQGYRTFAILPMVIPGIVLGIALLIFFRTVVGIGTSYLTVILTHSVYGLPFVLLPVTARLYSFDRSLEEAARDLGSDRLGTFRDITLPIIAPAVAAGFLFAWIRSFEDFIRVYFVKGSFDVLTTAMFGMIKYGSAPKMNAISTLIVFVIAAVLALAMNAGNVSGYVAGGDSDD, via the coding sequence ATGAGTTCGATGTCTCTCGCCCCGTCGACGCGCGAACGCGCGCTCAAGTACGGCCTCTACGGTACGGTCGTGGCCACGATGGTCTTCCTCTGGGCGCCGCTCGTCGTCATGGGCATCCTCTCGTTCGCGGAGAACGCGAGCACCATCTTCCCCTTCCAGGGATTCACGCTCTCGAACTACACGGCGACGCTCGCTGACGAAGGCCTCTTACGCTCGGTGTCCGTGAGCGTTCAAATCGCGACGATCTCCGCCGTCATCGCGACCGTTCTCGGCGTGCTCGCCGCGTTCGGTCTCGCGCGCTTCGACTTCCCGTTCAAGCAGGGCTACCGGACGTTCGCGATCCTCCCGATGGTCATTCCCGGTATCGTCCTCGGTATCGCGCTCCTCATCTTCTTCCGGACGGTCGTCGGTATCGGCACGAGCTATCTCACCGTCATCCTCACGCACAGCGTCTACGGACTCCCGTTCGTCCTCCTCCCCGTCACCGCCCGCCTCTACTCGTTCGACCGGAGCCTGGAGGAGGCCGCCCGCGACCTCGGGAGCGACCGTCTCGGAACCTTCCGGGACATCACGCTCCCGATCATCGCACCGGCGGTCGCCGCCGGCTTCCTCTTCGCGTGGATTCGCTCCTTCGAGGACTTCATTCGCGTCTACTTCGTCAAGGGGAGTTTCGACGTCCTCACGACCGCGATGTTCGGGATGATCAAGTACGGTTCCGCGCCGAAGATGAACGCCATCTCGACGCTCATCGTCTTCGTCATCGCTGCCGTGCTCGCGCTCGCGATGAACGCCGGGAACGTCAGCGGCTACGTCGCCGGCGGCGATTCCGACGACTGA
- a CDS encoding YigZ family protein translates to MADSYRTVATPGRASFEVRGSEFIGHVRRAATTEDAEAFIDAVRAEYDDATHNVPAYRVRVESGGPGDDYMLREYQSDDGEPSGSSGKPALNVLQGEELENVAVVVTRYYGGTNLGVGGLVRAYSKAVKDAVADAGTVEERPQESFSVTVDYDDSGTVRGILESADCSFDADYGEDVTFDVTVAAEDADALRDRIRDATSGRADI, encoded by the coding sequence ATGGCGGACTCGTACAGAACCGTCGCGACCCCCGGACGGGCGTCGTTCGAGGTTCGGGGCTCCGAGTTCATCGGCCACGTCCGACGCGCCGCCACGACCGAGGACGCGGAGGCGTTCATCGACGCCGTGCGCGCCGAGTACGACGACGCGACCCACAACGTCCCGGCGTATCGAGTCAGAGTCGAATCGGGCGGGCCGGGCGACGACTACATGCTCCGGGAGTACCAGAGCGACGACGGGGAGCCGTCGGGGTCGTCGGGAAAGCCGGCGCTGAACGTCCTGCAGGGCGAGGAGTTGGAGAACGTCGCGGTCGTCGTCACCCGGTACTACGGCGGAACGAACCTCGGCGTCGGCGGGCTGGTGCGGGCGTACTCGAAGGCCGTGAAGGACGCCGTCGCGGACGCCGGAACCGTCGAGGAACGCCCGCAGGAGTCGTTCTCGGTGACGGTCGACTACGACGACTCCGGAACGGTGCGCGGCATCCTCGAATCCGCGGACTGCTCGTTCGACGCCGACTACGGCGAGGACGTGACGTTCGACGTGACCGTCGCCGCAGAAGACGCGGACGCGCTCCGCGACCGGATTCGGGACGCGACGAGCGGACGCGCCGACATCTGA
- a CDS encoding amino acid-binding protein, whose protein sequence is MFDEILEKFEGSPGQQAVIRLLLERGFSVNAEGRVVSGDIEIPYTQIAQEAGVDRRVVDSTTDAILADDDLTRIFRNISQIPSLMDLAPVLDLTVITIAVNDADESGIVAQVTSLVADYDISIRQTISEDPEFTDEPRLYLVTDEDLPGDLVTDLMNLAFVRSVELS, encoded by the coding sequence ATGTTCGACGAGATACTCGAGAAGTTCGAGGGGAGCCCCGGCCAGCAGGCCGTCATCCGCCTCCTGCTCGAACGCGGCTTCTCCGTGAACGCCGAGGGCCGCGTCGTCTCCGGCGACATCGAGATTCCGTACACCCAGATAGCGCAGGAGGCCGGTGTCGACAGGCGCGTGGTGGACTCGACGACGGACGCCATCCTCGCGGACGACGACCTCACCCGCATCTTCCGGAACATCAGTCAGATCCCGAGCCTGATGGACCTCGCGCCCGTCCTCGACCTCACCGTCATCACCATCGCCGTGAACGACGCCGACGAGTCGGGAATCGTCGCGCAGGTCACGAGCCTCGTCGCCGACTACGACATCAGCATCCGGCAGACAATCAGCGAGGACCCCGAGTTCACGGACGAACCGCGGCTCTACCTCGTCACGGACGAAGACCTCCCCGGCGACCTCGTCACCGACCTGATGAACCTCGCCTTCGTGCGGTCGGTCGAGCTGTCCTGA
- the hisB gene encoding imidazoleglycerol-phosphate dehydratase HisB, which produces MSERSASVARATAETEIEVGLDVDGTGESEIGTGIGFFDHMLASFAKHGLFDLTVSCAGDLDIDDHHTVEDVGIVLGHAFADALGDKSGLERFADRRVPLDEAVAGVVLDLSGRPLYEFSGEFSQEYVGEFTSVMARHFFRSFAVNAGLTLHVDVTGENAHHEIEAAFKAVARALDDATRVDDRRQGVASTKGQL; this is translated from the coding sequence ATGAGCGAGAGAAGCGCGAGCGTCGCACGCGCGACCGCCGAAACCGAAATCGAGGTCGGCCTCGACGTGGACGGAACCGGCGAGAGCGAAATCGGGACGGGTATCGGCTTTTTCGACCACATGCTGGCGTCGTTCGCGAAACACGGCCTGTTCGACCTCACGGTCTCCTGCGCGGGCGACCTCGACATCGACGACCACCACACCGTCGAGGACGTGGGTATCGTCCTCGGGCACGCGTTCGCGGACGCGCTCGGCGACAAATCGGGTCTGGAGCGGTTCGCCGACCGCCGCGTCCCGCTCGACGAAGCCGTCGCGGGCGTCGTCCTCGACCTCTCCGGCCGTCCGCTCTACGAGTTCAGCGGCGAGTTCAGCCAGGAGTACGTGGGCGAGTTCACGAGCGTGATGGCCCGACACTTCTTCCGGTCGTTCGCCGTGAACGCCGGCCTCACCCTCCACGTCGATGTGACGGGCGAAAACGCACACCACGAGATAGAGGCTGCGTTCAAGGCCGTGGCGCGCGCGCTGGACGACGCGACCCGCGTGGACGACCGCCGGCAGGGCGTCGCGAGCACGAAAGGCCAGCTGTAG
- the hisA gene encoding 1-(5-phosphoribosyl)-5-[(5-phosphoribosylamino)methylideneamino]imidazole-4-carboxamide isomerase, giving the protein MFESFEVVPAVDMQDGEAVQLVQGERGTGTTYGDPLAAAENWVDEGANTLHLVDLDGAFEGQRKNADAVESILTAVDVDIQLGGGVRTAADAMTLLRLGVDRVILGTAAVEDPEIVDAVTNSYPDGVLVSLDAKDGEVVVSGWTEGTGLDPADAAGRYEELGASGILFTDVDVEGQEAGVRADEIERVASAVDIPVVASGGVATVDDVVATKDAGAAAAVVGTALYERNFTLREAQEAVGQR; this is encoded by the coding sequence ATGTTCGAGTCCTTCGAAGTCGTCCCCGCGGTGGACATGCAGGACGGGGAGGCGGTGCAGTTAGTGCAGGGCGAGCGCGGCACCGGAACCACGTACGGCGACCCGCTCGCCGCCGCCGAGAACTGGGTGGACGAGGGCGCAAACACCCTCCACCTCGTCGACCTCGACGGCGCGTTCGAAGGCCAGCGGAAGAACGCAGACGCCGTCGAGTCCATCCTCACAGCGGTCGATGTGGACATCCAGCTCGGCGGCGGCGTGCGCACCGCGGCGGACGCGATGACCCTCCTTCGCCTCGGCGTCGACCGCGTCATCCTCGGGACGGCGGCCGTCGAAGACCCCGAAATCGTGGACGCCGTCACGAACAGCTATCCCGACGGCGTGCTCGTCAGCCTCGACGCGAAGGACGGCGAGGTCGTCGTCTCCGGCTGGACTGAGGGGACGGGCCTCGACCCCGCGGACGCCGCGGGGCGCTACGAGGAACTCGGCGCGTCCGGCATCCTGTTCACGGACGTAGACGTGGAGGGACAGGAGGCGGGCGTTCGAGCGGACGAAATCGAGCGCGTCGCGAGCGCAGTCGACATCCCCGTCGTCGCGTCCGGCGGCGTCGCCACCGTCGACGACGTGGTCGCGACGAAGGACGCGGGCGCGGCCGCCGCCGTCGTCGGCACCGCGCTCTACGAGAGGAACTTCACGCTCAGGGAGGCGCAGGAAGCGGTCGGGCAGCGCTAG
- a CDS encoding inorganic phosphate transporter: protein MMELLLLVGLAVAAFVGFNIGGSSTGVAFGPAVGSNVVSKLGAAGLMTGFALLGGWTVGRNVIKTMGGDIVPADTFTLAASVGVLFFVGLALLVSNTFGVPASTSMTAVGAIAGLGVASGTLDWAVMGEIVVWWLVAPILAFWVCAVIGRYLYPYLDAAFPIEKSERSVLYLDGIRPRVADDATSRELLASVLVVAIGCYMAFSAGASNVANAVAPLVGSGEITPSFGVILAGAAIGVGAFTIARRTLDTVGNDLTDLPLLAALIVEVVSASLITFLSFIGIPASLAVSATMSIVGLGWGRATRTVKASDVARGDADATVSVNALAADRPDDVPAMGEEDPDELVASDLFDPSTTARVVVLWVLTPSVAAVASWGLFSLIPLYTP from the coding sequence TTGATGGAACTGCTTCTACTCGTCGGTCTCGCGGTCGCCGCGTTCGTCGGATTCAACATCGGCGGGTCGTCGACGGGCGTCGCGTTCGGCCCCGCCGTCGGAAGTAACGTCGTCTCCAAACTCGGGGCCGCCGGTCTCATGACGGGGTTCGCGCTTCTCGGTGGGTGGACTGTCGGGCGGAACGTCATCAAGACGATGGGCGGCGACATCGTTCCCGCCGACACGTTCACGCTCGCCGCGTCCGTCGGCGTCCTCTTCTTCGTCGGCCTCGCGCTCCTCGTCTCGAACACGTTCGGCGTCCCCGCCTCCACCTCCATGACCGCCGTCGGCGCGATCGCCGGGCTCGGCGTCGCGTCGGGCACGCTCGACTGGGCCGTCATGGGCGAAATCGTCGTCTGGTGGCTCGTCGCCCCGATTCTCGCGTTCTGGGTGTGCGCCGTCATCGGCCGCTATCTCTACCCCTACCTCGACGCCGCGTTCCCGATCGAGAAGTCAGAACGCTCCGTGCTGTACCTGGACGGGATCCGTCCCCGCGTCGCGGACGACGCCACCAGCCGCGAACTCCTCGCGAGCGTGCTCGTCGTCGCCATCGGGTGTTACATGGCCTTTTCCGCCGGCGCGTCCAACGTCGCGAACGCCGTCGCCCCGCTCGTCGGGAGCGGCGAAATCACGCCGAGTTTCGGCGTCATCCTCGCTGGTGCGGCCATCGGTGTCGGCGCGTTCACCATCGCGCGACGCACTCTCGACACCGTCGGGAACGACCTGACCGACCTCCCGCTGCTCGCCGCGCTCATCGTCGAAGTCGTCAGCGCGAGCCTCATCACCTTCCTCTCCTTCATCGGCATTCCCGCCAGCCTCGCCGTCTCCGCTACGATGTCCATCGTCGGATTGGGCTGGGGGCGCGCGACGCGCACCGTGAAAGCGAGCGACGTGGCGCGCGGGGACGCCGACGCCACGGTCAGCGTGAACGCGCTCGCCGCCGACCGCCCCGACGACGTGCCCGCGATGGGCGAGGAGGATCCGGACGAACTCGTCGCGAGCGACCTCTTCGACCCCTCTACCACCGCGCGCGTCGTCGTGCTCTGGGTGCTCACCCCCTCGGTCGCGGCAGTCGCCTCGTGGGGACTGTTCAGCCTGATACCGCTTTACACGCCCTGA
- the fer gene encoding ferredoxin Fer — protein sequence MPTVEYLNYEVLDDHGWDIEDDDLFEKAADADLDAEDYGDLDVPQGGYILETAEAQGYDWPFSCRAGACANCAAIVKEGEINMDMQQILSDEEVEEKNVRLTCIGSPETEEVRIVYNAKHLDYLQNRVI from the coding sequence ATGCCAACCGTCGAATACCTCAATTACGAAGTGCTGGACGACCACGGCTGGGATATCGAGGACGACGACCTCTTCGAGAAGGCCGCCGACGCAGACCTCGACGCCGAGGACTACGGCGACCTCGACGTTCCGCAGGGCGGCTACATCCTCGAAACCGCCGAGGCCCAGGGCTACGACTGGCCGTTCTCGTGCCGCGCCGGCGCGTGTGCGAACTGCGCGGCTATCGTTAAGGAGGGCGAGATCAACATGGACATGCAGCAGATCCTCTCCGACGAGGAAGTCGAGGAGAAGAACGTCCGCCTCACCTGCATCGGTTCCCCGGAGACCGAGGAAGTCCGCATCGTCTACAACGCGAAGCACCTCGACTACCTCCAGAACCGCGTCATCTAA
- a CDS encoding A24 family peptidase, with the protein MYATFPDLLRLLFVPALAWAAYHDLRVRRVPNELWYPFAALGLALLAWEYVLVERTSLFLVRAAVSLLVIPLAYLFWFVGGFGGADFKAFCVVALLYPTYPSYYLADLALPLVRTQLGVFSVTVVTNAMLASLGYPLALGLRNALAGVVSKLMFVGRPVAVRQLAAAHGSLLETPEGFSRGGLDLDALRMYLRWRGVTLGRLLAQPERYRDPATVPAETNDPGDGSVTTEPIPDPASEPAPREDADEYDDPWGAARFLDDIDSTAYGTTPRKLREGLDVITSQERVWITPGVPFIVPLFVGLLLALTAGDLLFALMRLIGLV; encoded by the coding sequence GTGTACGCGACGTTCCCCGACCTCCTTCGACTCCTGTTCGTGCCGGCGCTGGCGTGGGCGGCCTACCACGACCTGCGCGTGCGGCGCGTGCCGAACGAACTCTGGTATCCGTTCGCGGCGCTCGGCCTCGCCCTGCTGGCGTGGGAGTACGTGCTCGTCGAGCGAACCAGTCTCTTCCTCGTGCGGGCCGCAGTGAGCCTGCTGGTGATTCCGCTCGCCTACCTGTTCTGGTTCGTCGGCGGGTTCGGCGGCGCGGACTTCAAGGCGTTCTGCGTCGTCGCCCTGCTCTACCCGACGTATCCGAGTTACTACCTCGCCGACCTCGCGCTCCCGCTCGTCCGCACCCAGCTGGGCGTGTTCTCGGTGACGGTGGTGACGAACGCGATGCTCGCGAGTCTGGGGTATCCGCTCGCGCTCGGATTGCGGAACGCGCTCGCGGGCGTGGTTTCGAAACTGATGTTCGTCGGGCGGCCCGTCGCCGTCCGCCAGTTGGCGGCGGCGCACGGCAGCCTCCTCGAAACCCCCGAGGGGTTCTCGCGGGGCGGCCTCGACCTGGACGCGCTCCGGATGTACCTGCGGTGGCGGGGCGTCACGCTCGGCCGACTACTCGCACAGCCCGAGCGCTACCGCGACCCCGCGACCGTCCCCGCGGAGACGAACGACCCCGGGGACGGCTCCGTGACGACGGAGCCGATTCCCGACCCCGCGTCCGAGCCCGCTCCGCGCGAGGACGCGGACGAGTACGACGATCCGTGGGGGGCGGCGCGCTTCCTCGACGACATCGACTCCACGGCGTACGGGACCACGCCTCGAAAACTCCGCGAGGGACTCGACGTCATCACGAGCCAGGAGCGCGTCTGGATAACGCCGGGCGTTCCGTTCATCGTCCCGCTGTTCGTCGGCCTCCTCCTGGCGCTCACGGCCGGCGACCTCCTGTTCGCGCTGATGCGACTCATCGGCCTCGTATAA
- the hisI gene encoding phosphoribosyl-AMP cyclohydrolase, translated as MSAEFGVDLDFGDDGLVPAVAQDADTGDVLMLAYANREALAQSRETGRAHYYSRSREELWEKGATSGHTQDIREIRVDCDGDAVLYLVDQAGGACHTGYESCFHRTLDGDTVGERVFDPDAVYE; from the coding sequence ATGTCAGCAGAGTTCGGCGTGGATCTCGACTTCGGGGACGACGGCCTCGTTCCCGCGGTCGCGCAGGACGCCGACACGGGCGACGTGTTGATGCTCGCGTACGCGAACCGGGAGGCGCTCGCACAGTCCCGGGAGACGGGGCGCGCGCACTACTACAGTCGCTCCCGGGAGGAACTCTGGGAGAAGGGCGCGACGAGCGGTCACACCCAGGACATCCGGGAGATCCGCGTGGACTGCGACGGCGACGCCGTCCTCTACCTCGTCGACCAGGCGGGCGGCGCGTGCCACACGGGCTACGAATCGTGCTTCCACCGAACGCTCGACGGCGACACCGTCGGCGAACGGGTGTTCGACCCGGATGCCGTCTACGAGTAG
- the glmM gene encoding phosphoglucosamine mutase, producing the protein MKVFGSSGTRGVANEELTPGFVLDVAKAAGTLWGANRVAVARDTRATGRMLANAAAAGLQAVGADVDRLGVVPTPGTQVYCEEEGVPAMMITASHNPPEYNGVKLIGGDGIELSVDELERVENVFLGDAYETVAWDETGDDRAVEDARRRYTDQLLDAVDGERIRNADLTVALDPGHGAGALTSPDFYRELGCEVVTVNSQPDGRFPGRDPEPVEENLADLGRLVEAADADVGIAHDGDADRAIFFDETGAYVEGDAALASLAAAELDEGDTAVSAVNVSQRLVDVCEDAGATLDLTPVGSTRIMTRIRQLHAEGETVPVAGEGNGGIIFPNYRLTRDGAYTGARFLELLAEKPASEVVEPYADYWNVRVNVPYDTEAERERILGAAEEYAREADADLTTVDGYRLDYGDAWVLARPSGTEPVVRVYAEATSADHARDLAEDFADAIEP; encoded by the coding sequence ATGAAGGTGTTCGGGTCGAGCGGGACGCGGGGCGTGGCGAACGAGGAGCTCACGCCGGGGTTCGTGCTCGACGTGGCGAAGGCGGCGGGGACGCTCTGGGGGGCGAACCGCGTAGCCGTCGCGCGGGACACGCGCGCGACGGGCCGAATGCTCGCGAACGCGGCGGCCGCGGGCCTGCAGGCCGTCGGGGCGGACGTCGACCGACTCGGCGTCGTTCCGACCCCGGGAACCCAGGTGTACTGCGAGGAGGAGGGCGTGCCGGCGATGATGATTACGGCGTCGCACAACCCCCCCGAGTACAACGGCGTGAAACTGATCGGCGGGGACGGAATCGAACTCTCCGTGGACGAACTCGAACGCGTGGAGAACGTCTTCCTCGGGGACGCCTACGAGACCGTCGCGTGGGACGAGACGGGCGACGACCGCGCCGTCGAGGACGCGCGGCGGCGGTACACCGACCAGCTCCTCGACGCCGTCGACGGCGAGCGCATCCGGAACGCGGACCTCACCGTCGCGCTCGACCCCGGACACGGCGCGGGCGCGCTCACCAGCCCCGACTTCTACCGCGAACTCGGCTGCGAGGTCGTCACCGTGAACAGCCAGCCGGACGGCCGGTTCCCCGGCCGCGACCCCGAGCCGGTCGAGGAGAACCTCGCCGACCTCGGACGGCTCGTGGAGGCCGCGGACGCCGACGTGGGCATCGCGCACGACGGCGACGCCGACCGCGCAATCTTCTTCGACGAAACGGGAGCCTACGTCGAGGGTGACGCCGCGCTCGCGAGTCTCGCCGCCGCAGAACTCGATGAAGGCGACACCGCCGTCTCCGCGGTGAACGTCAGCCAGCGCCTCGTCGACGTGTGCGAGGACGCGGGCGCGACCCTCGACCTCACGCCGGTCGGGAGCACACGCATCATGACCCGCATCCGCCAGCTCCACGCCGAGGGCGAGACCGTACCCGTCGCCGGCGAGGGGAACGGCGGCATCATCTTCCCGAACTACCGCCTCACGCGGGACGGCGCGTACACCGGCGCGCGGTTCCTCGAACTCCTCGCGGAAAAGCCCGCGAGCGAGGTCGTCGAACCGTACGCGGACTACTGGAACGTCCGCGTGAACGTCCCCTACGACACCGAGGCGGAACGCGAACGCATCCTCGGCGCGGCCGAAGAGTACGCCCGCGAGGCGGACGCCGACCTCACCACCGTGGACGGCTACCGCCTCGACTACGGCGACGCGTGGGTGCTCGCGCGCCCGAGCGGCACCGAACCCGTCGTTCGCGTGTACGCCGAAGCGACGAGCGCCGACCACGCCCGCGACCTCGCGGAAGACTTCGCGGACGCCATCGAACCCTAA
- a CDS encoding transcriptional regulator, translating into MSRLFPFRSPASSDADEPRLVDISEDAADDVFAALSSGTARAAYTALHDDPRTASDLAEVTDTTVQNVRYHLDNLRDAGLVEVVDTWYSERGREMKVYAPTDTSLVVFAGDDENRSTVRTVLRELVGGVGALAVGAVAVQRFAEEGTLSPTFGGAPAGNVTETSTTTTDGGAVAATTAQTTDGVTTMTQTTAEATGTQVSYTQTTTEAVTHATQTAEPTTVASTADTVTGTATTTAEAAAASPDVLAPGLVFFAGGLVVLLAVLAYRHAR; encoded by the coding sequence ATGAGTCGGCTGTTCCCGTTCCGGTCGCCCGCGTCCTCCGACGCCGACGAGCCGCGGCTGGTCGACATCTCGGAGGACGCCGCGGACGACGTGTTCGCCGCGCTCTCCTCCGGGACGGCGCGCGCCGCGTACACGGCGCTCCACGACGACCCGCGGACGGCGTCCGACCTCGCCGAGGTGACGGACACGACGGTGCAGAACGTCCGCTACCACCTCGACAACCTCCGGGACGCCGGACTGGTGGAGGTCGTGGACACGTGGTACTCGGAGCGCGGCAGGGAGATGAAGGTGTACGCGCCGACGGACACGAGCCTCGTCGTGTTCGCGGGCGACGACGAGAATCGGTCCACCGTCCGCACGGTGCTCCGCGAACTCGTCGGCGGCGTCGGCGCGCTCGCGGTCGGCGCGGTCGCCGTCCAGCGGTTCGCGGAGGAGGGCACGCTCTCGCCCACGTTCGGCGGCGCGCCGGCGGGGAACGTCACCGAAACCAGCACCACGACCACGGACGGCGGGGCGGTCGCGGCGACGACGGCGCAGACCACCGACGGTGTGACGACGATGACGCAGACCACGGCGGAGGCGACAGGGACGCAGGTCTCGTACACGCAGACGACGACGGAGGCAGTGACGCACGCGACGCAGACAGCGGAGCCGACAACCGTCGCGAGCACGGCGGACACGGTGACGGGGACCGCGACGACGACCGCAGAGGCCGCGGCGGCGAGTCCGGACGTGCTCGCACCCGGTCTCGTGTTCTTCGCGGGCGGGCTGGTCGTGTTGCTCGCGGTGCTGGCGTACCGGCACGCCCGCTAG
- a CDS encoding ribose-phosphate diphosphokinase gives MIVSGSSSQGLAAALAAELGEQLAAVEYERFPDGERLVRVPPVEGRAIVVCSTTADEDYVELLQLQDAAREAGADELVTVIPYMGYARQDEAFEPGEPVSARAMARAVSTGTDRVLTVNVHEAGVCDFFTVPTENVNAAPRLAAALPDDLRDPVFVAPDAGAIHLAQSVRDAYGPGDADYFEKTRHSGTEVDVEPSDTDVSGRDVVVVDDIIATGSTMSEAISVLDAPERVFVTCVHPLLAGNARTKLANAGAEKIYGTDTIERAVSEVSAAEAVAAALS, from the coding sequence ATGATAGTCAGCGGGTCGTCCTCGCAGGGGCTCGCCGCCGCGCTCGCCGCGGAACTCGGCGAGCAGCTCGCGGCCGTGGAGTACGAGCGGTTCCCGGACGGCGAACGCCTCGTGCGCGTCCCCCCGGTCGAGGGCCGAGCAATCGTCGTCTGCAGCACGACGGCGGACGAGGACTACGTCGAACTCCTCCAGTTACAGGACGCCGCGCGCGAAGCGGGCGCGGACGAACTCGTTACCGTCATTCCCTACATGGGGTACGCGCGGCAGGACGAGGCGTTCGAACCCGGTGAACCCGTGTCGGCGCGGGCGATGGCGCGCGCGGTCTCCACGGGAACCGACCGAGTGCTCACGGTGAACGTCCACGAAGCGGGCGTCTGCGACTTCTTCACGGTGCCGACGGAGAACGTGAACGCCGCGCCCCGGCTCGCGGCGGCGCTCCCGGACGACCTCCGCGACCCCGTGTTCGTCGCGCCGGACGCCGGCGCGATCCACCTCGCCCAATCGGTCCGGGACGCCTACGGCCCCGGCGACGCCGACTACTTCGAGAAGACCCGGCACTCCGGCACCGAGGTGGACGTGGAACCGAGCGACACCGACGTCTCCGGCCGTGACGTGGTCGTCGTGGACGACATCATCGCCACCGGCTCCACGATGAGCGAGGCCATCAGCGTCCTCGACGCCCCCGAACGCGTCTTCGTCACGTGCGTCCACCCGCTGCTCGCTGGGAACGCGCGAACCAAACTCGCGAACGCCGGCGCCGAGAAAATCTATGGGACTGACACCATCGAGCGCGCCGTCAGCGAGGTCAGCGCCGCCGAAGCGGTCGCCGCCGCCCTCTCCTAG